In the Chroococcidiopsis sp. SAG 2025 genome, one interval contains:
- a CDS encoding IS4 family transposase codes for MEQAIAKTKVCEQRKRSLPAQLVICLVIAMSLWSRDSMRDVLKNLIDGLSEAWVKVGKYWRVFCKSAITQARQRLSPRVMSQLFHQLVRPMASTDTKGAFLNGLRIVVIDRTCFDLPDSDENARVFGRPSSRPGTQAAFPKLRLVILVEAGTHLIFDALMCPYRIGERVRALRLLRSVSSGMLLMWDRGLHSYAMVQATVTTGSDYLGRIPANVKFLCEEPLADGSYLSWIYPPAKFRSKACQPIQVRVIEYTIGNTDNPEEQLRYRLITSLLELEKFPAQLLAIEYHQRWEVENTIDELKVHLSGRKTHIRSQKPREVVQEVYGWLLGHWAVRLLMFQAAKSAGITPLRLSFTGTLRVIRRAIPKFQRLQSQELPFF; via the coding sequence ATCGAGCAAGCGATCGCTAAAACTAAAGTTTGTGAACAACGTAAACGCTCGTTACCAGCACAATTGGTAATTTGTTTGGTAATTGCGATGAGTCTGTGGTCACGAGATTCGATGAGAGATGTGCTGAAAAACTTAATTGATGGGCTGAGCGAAGCATGGGTGAAAGTGGGGAAATACTGGCGAGTTTTTTGTAAATCAGCAATAACGCAAGCCCGACAACGATTAAGTCCAAGGGTGATGAGTCAATTGTTCCATCAACTGGTGCGACCAATGGCTAGCACCGATACCAAAGGAGCATTTCTCAATGGATTGCGAATTGTGGTAATTGATCGGACTTGCTTCGATCTGCCAGACAGCGATGAAAATGCGAGAGTTTTTGGTCGTCCGAGCAGCCGTCCTGGCACACAAGCCGCATTTCCCAAACTGCGATTAGTCATTTTGGTAGAAGCAGGAACACATTTAATCTTTGATGCATTGATGTGTCCATATCGAATAGGAGAACGAGTGCGGGCATTAAGATTATTACGCTCCGTGAGTTCAGGGATGTTGTTGATGTGGGACAGAGGGTTACATTCTTATGCAATGGTGCAAGCAACTGTCACAACTGGTAGCGATTATTTAGGAAGAATTCCCGCAAATGTCAAGTTTTTGTGCGAAGAACCACTGGCGGATGGTTCTTATCTGAGTTGGATTTATCCACCTGCTAAATTCCGCTCAAAAGCTTGCCAGCCCATACAAGTCCGAGTGATTGAATACACAATTGGTAATACCGACAACCCAGAGGAACAACTAAGATATCGCTTAATTACCAGCTTATTGGAATTGGAGAAATTTCCGGCTCAACTACTGGCGATTGAATATCATCAACGCTGGGAAGTAGAAAATACTATTGATGAACTCAAAGTACATTTATCAGGACGAAAAACTCATATTCGCTCTCAAAAACCGCGTGAAGTTGTGCAGGAAGTTTACGGGTGGTTGTTAGGACACTGGGCTGTGCGGTTATTGATGTTTCAAGCTGCAAAGAGCGCGGGTATCACTCCTTTGCGTCTGAGTTTCACTGGGACATTGCGAGTTATTCGTCGTGCTATCCCGAAATTTCAACGCTTGCAATCACAAGAACTCCCCTTTTTTTAA
- a CDS encoding transposase, whose translation MLTTNALARKLYPFLNPLDLLLGERAFCAYADLILIKNLGCDAVFRKHQSRRTTMRKGKIIGESDKFVSWHKPKKCPQGLNESEFSALPSTLIVREISYYIIIPGFRTQRVSLITTLLDTTIYATLEVLKLYGERWSVELNSKHLKTTLAMDVLRCKTPSMVRKELYVY comes from the coding sequence ATACTCACGACAAACGCGCTTGCTAGAAAATTATACCCATTTCTCAATCCCTTAGATCTACTTTTAGGAGAGCGGGCTTTTTGCGCTTATGCCGATTTGATTTTGATTAAAAATTTGGGTTGTGACGCAGTATTCCGGAAGCATCAATCTCGAAGAACAACTATGCGAAAAGGTAAAATCATTGGAGAAAGCGATAAATTCGTTTCTTGGCATAAGCCTAAAAAATGCCCTCAAGGATTAAATGAGTCGGAATTTTCTGCTCTACCCTCTACCTTGATTGTGCGAGAAATTTCCTATTACATTATCATTCCTGGCTTTCGCACTCAGCGAGTCAGTTTAATTACTACTTTATTGGATACAACAATTTATGCTACCCTAGAAGTTCTCAAACTGTATGGTGAACGTTGGAGTGTTGAACTCAATTCAAAACATTTAAAAACAACTTTGGCAATGGATGTTTTACGTTGTAAAACTCCTTCTATGGTACGCAAAGAACTTTATGTTTATTGA
- a CDS encoding restriction endonuclease subunit R yields the protein MVQIIQAETVTLEELIALYGLQLVEDEQFFPEWQDNLPELTDLEKQLLDQVKAGYINLRNYPPLLENTVNTIVLSPLLFIGKFYLPPFHVKLEKSVEIETVDRETIIRGRIDFLLLNRQFWVTIIESKQVAYSVEAGLDQILAYMLAYPQSQQQVFGMITSGGSFMFIKLVKGNTPQYATSDIFDIRNRENELYSVLSILKRISQLTGNGENLIQ from the coding sequence ATGGTTCAAATTATTCAGGCAGAGACAGTTACTCTCGAAGAGTTAATCGCACTCTACGGACTCCAGTTAGTGGAAGACGAGCAATTTTTTCCTGAATGGCAAGACAATCTTCCAGAACTAACAGATCTAGAGAAGCAGCTATTAGACCAAGTGAAAGCTGGTTACATCAATTTACGAAATTATCCACCTTTATTAGAAAACACGGTTAACACAATTGTTTTATCACCCCTGCTATTTATCGGTAAGTTTTACTTACCTCCCTTTCATGTCAAATTAGAAAAATCTGTTGAAATTGAAACAGTAGATCGGGAAACAATAATTAGAGGACGAATTGATTTTCTCCTGCTAAATCGGCAATTTTGGGTAACAATAATTGAATCTAAGCAGGTTGCATATTCTGTAGAAGCAGGACTCGACCAGATTTTGGCGTATATGCTGGCATATCCTCAGTCACAACAGCAAGTTTTTGGCATGATTACCTCTGGCGGTAGCTTCATGTTTATCAAACTGGTGAAGGGTAATACACCGCAATATGCCACCTCAGATATTTTCGATATCCGCAATCGTGAAAATGAGTTGTATAGCGTTTTGAGTATCCTCAAGCGCATTAGCCAACTAACAGGTAATGGAGAAAACCTCATTCAATGA
- a CDS encoding Uma2 family endonuclease: MTINKNFYISPEDYLAGERVSPIKHEYRRGQVYAMVGAKKPHIIIAGNLVTLFNNYLNDSPCIVLTSDIKVRLEQADCYYYPDVAITCDERDLNFTEDFILFPTLVVEVLSPSTEAFDRGEKFADYQTSPSLQEYVLINQSQMSVECFRLLDSGSWVSQTYRQADEVYFASINFRSRIASIYRKVPGI; encoded by the coding sequence ATGACTATTAACAAAAACTTTTACATATCTCCAGAAGATTATTTAGCAGGTGAAAGGGTAAGTCCGATCAAACATGAGTATAGAAGAGGACAAGTTTATGCAATGGTGGGGGCAAAAAAACCTCATATCATCATTGCTGGGAACTTGGTGACGCTATTTAACAATTATCTAAATGATTCTCCTTGTATTGTTCTCACCTCAGATATAAAAGTCAGGCTCGAACAAGCAGACTGCTATTACTACCCAGACGTAGCAATAACTTGTGATGAGCGAGATCTCAATTTTACAGAAGATTTTATCCTTTTTCCCACTCTAGTAGTTGAGGTATTATCCCCCTCAACAGAAGCATTTGACAGAGGAGAAAAATTTGCCGACTATCAGACATCGCCATCTTTACAAGAATACGTATTAATTAATCAATCTCAAATGAGCGTTGAGTGTTTCCGCCTTTTAGACTCAGGAAGTTGGGTTTCTCAAACTTATAGACAAGCAGATGAAGTCTACTTCGCTAGTATCAATTTTCGCTCTCGTATTGCCTCGATTTATCGCAAAGTCCCTGGAATTTAG
- a CDS encoding PglZ domain-containing protein, with amino-acid sequence MEIFTSYLCNLIAKQVDDRGIVIWYDPDRHYIDVANKLNISHTTVTCNKDSFFALRHEIEPLLNDLDPPRLVVYVPLDPTKTHNALVELEASGVIMKPGQQPPNRNTKLSIIARNALKQKLGEATTATIEKQVDAGKLTLNDLNAIAQKGEGITQGVILTIFGTGNPQEVALAFLGSDRFDKEIVSKGATQELALLLQSAFEIELPSDESPNACRTRLARHILATDLISSISGEIPTQLSSIKIPSKPATREACVALAKNWRLRRDLADSYITHANRVEKELGLAGIDFQQQQIANVETFLAVEETLQNQIETTLRSTFAPQITEFVKTRQSSFWSEHLPNIQARWALIAVSGQLLLETNRIEKELKSSACDVQTIFSSYTSAQAPWCLLDTYHRHMERRWHNFDWELHNRHQSLEKLINHARHRYMDVGSQLAETFVRRYQAAKFRIPGVLRQTEVFERQVKPKLAEGKTAYVWVDALRYEMAHELVQTLTEDYNLTLQSSVATVPTITEIGMAALLPSADKVRVVAAGDSKLGLEINGTVLKDRTSRTKFLQENAGVFVFITKLEDLLPQPKKKDREGIEQAELILVTSQEIDAIGEGDNVRLARRTMDDMLLELRRAFRVLTQLGVETIIFAADHGYLFGDELSEDRKIDAPGGDTADLHRRVWVGRGGTADPAYLRAKLSDFELGGDLEIATPWNFSCFKVKGGTEAYFHGGLSPQEPIVPVVTLTPKQKANLGLISEIAWNLEPGSQKISTRFFSVPIKGMATSLFELVPPKVRVEVRVKRECISRPVSASYGFEEATGDVQLKLDRDNPKAIEPDTITLTIAQDQPAKTVASVHLLDAVTGAELARIAKIEMAIAI; translated from the coding sequence GTGGAAATTTTCACCAGCTATCTTTGCAACCTAATTGCTAAACAAGTAGACGATCGCGGCATCGTCATCTGGTACGACCCCGATCGCCACTACATTGATGTTGCCAACAAACTCAATATCTCTCATACAACTGTCACTTGCAACAAAGACAGCTTTTTTGCCCTGCGTCACGAAATTGAACCCTTGCTGAACGATCTAGACCCACCAAGACTAGTTGTTTATGTACCCCTAGACCCAACCAAAACTCACAATGCCTTAGTGGAATTAGAAGCATCTGGTGTCATTATGAAACCAGGTCAGCAGCCACCCAACCGCAACACCAAACTTTCTATTATTGCTCGTAACGCCCTCAAACAGAAATTAGGAGAAGCAACAACTGCCACGATTGAAAAACAAGTAGACGCAGGCAAGCTGACGCTGAATGACCTAAACGCGATCGCCCAAAAAGGTGAAGGCATCACCCAAGGAGTCATTTTAACAATCTTTGGTACGGGCAATCCGCAAGAAGTGGCATTGGCTTTTTTGGGAAGCGATCGCTTTGACAAAGAGATTGTCAGTAAGGGCGCTACTCAAGAACTCGCCTTACTATTACAAAGTGCCTTTGAAATAGAACTGCCTAGCGACGAATCCCCCAATGCTTGTCGCACGAGACTAGCACGACACATCCTCGCCACAGACCTAATTTCCAGCATCTCTGGAGAAATCCCCACTCAACTGAGTAGCATCAAAATCCCATCAAAACCTGCTACTCGTGAAGCCTGCGTTGCATTAGCAAAAAACTGGCGGTTGCGGCGCGACCTTGCAGACAGCTACATTACCCATGCCAACCGAGTAGAAAAAGAACTTGGACTAGCTGGAATCGACTTCCAACAGCAGCAAATAGCTAATGTGGAGACTTTTTTGGCTGTAGAAGAGACGCTGCAAAACCAGATCGAAACAACATTGCGATCGACATTTGCTCCACAAATAACTGAATTTGTCAAGACTCGGCAATCAAGTTTTTGGTCGGAACATCTGCCAAATATTCAAGCACGTTGGGCGCTGATCGCGGTATCCGGTCAGTTACTACTAGAAACAAACCGAATTGAAAAAGAGTTGAAATCTTCTGCTTGCGACGTGCAGACAATTTTTAGTTCCTACACGAGTGCCCAAGCACCTTGGTGTTTGCTTGATACCTACCATCGCCATATGGAACGTCGATGGCACAACTTCGACTGGGAGCTGCATAATCGACATCAAAGCTTGGAAAAGCTGATTAACCACGCTCGACATCGCTACATGGATGTAGGATCGCAGCTAGCTGAAACCTTTGTACGACGCTACCAAGCAGCCAAATTTCGCATTCCTGGTGTGTTGCGTCAAACCGAAGTATTTGAACGGCAGGTTAAACCCAAATTAGCAGAAGGCAAAACCGCTTACGTGTGGGTAGATGCCCTGCGCTATGAAATGGCGCACGAGTTAGTTCAAACTCTAACAGAAGACTATAACTTGACGCTTCAGTCGAGTGTAGCTACCGTTCCCACAATTACTGAAATTGGTATGGCGGCTCTTCTTCCTAGTGCTGACAAGGTGAGAGTAGTTGCCGCAGGCGATAGTAAACTTGGACTGGAAATAAATGGCACTGTCCTTAAAGACCGCACGAGTCGCACTAAATTCCTTCAGGAAAATGCTGGAGTATTCGTTTTCATAACCAAATTGGAAGATTTACTACCCCAGCCCAAAAAAAAGGACAGAGAGGGAATTGAGCAAGCAGAGTTAATTCTAGTAACTTCTCAAGAAATTGACGCGATCGGCGAAGGGGATAACGTGCGTCTAGCTCGTCGGACGATGGATGATATGCTGCTGGAGTTACGGCGAGCATTTCGGGTTTTAACTCAACTGGGAGTAGAAACTATTATTTTCGCCGCCGACCACGGTTACTTATTTGGTGATGAACTGAGCGAAGATCGAAAAATCGATGCTCCTGGTGGCGATACGGCTGACTTGCATCGGCGCGTCTGGGTGGGACGTGGGGGAACAGCCGATCCTGCATACCTTCGGGCTAAATTGTCTGATTTTGAACTGGGTGGAGATTTAGAAATTGCTACACCCTGGAACTTTTCCTGTTTCAAAGTCAAAGGGGGTACGGAAGCTTACTTTCACGGGGGACTGTCGCCCCAAGAACCGATCGTTCCCGTAGTCACGCTAACGCCAAAACAGAAAGCTAACCTTGGTTTAATTAGTGAAATTGCTTGGAATCTGGAACCAGGTAGTCAGAAAATTAGTACGCGCTTTTTCTCTGTACCGATTAAAGGTATGGCTACTAGTTTGTTTGAATTAGTCCCGCCGAAGGTACGAGTAGAGGTGCGGGTGAAACGCGAATGTATCTCTCGACCAGTGAGTGCTTCTTATGGTTTTGAGGAAGCGACAGGCGACGTACAACTCAAACTCGATCGGGATAACCCCAAAGCTATAGAACCAGACACCATAACCTTAACGATCGCACAAGACCAACCTGCTAAAACAGTAGCATCCGTCCATTTACTAGATGCCGTCACCGGAGCAGAGTTGGCACGGATAGCAAAAATAGAGATGGCGATCGCCATTTGA
- the brxL gene encoding protease Lon-related BREX system protein BrxL, whose product MKPIQLLSFDLDEYRECRSQFSTDEWIDLLIRSIGLEPSHFDRRLKLLFLVRPIPLCEQNYNLVELGPRGTGKSYAYQELSPYAILLTGSTTVANLFYNMATRRMGLIDLWDAVAFDEVADLQKMPKEVVTTLKTYCESGTFARGKEALSGSASMAMFGNTNQPVEVMVRSSHLFVPMPDVIREDMAFLDRIHFYIPGWEVPKMRIEFFTDRYGFVVDYLAEALRELRRHNFTELVDRYFSLDSHLNARDVKAVRKTGAGLVKLIHPSGEVAKEELAELLELAIEGRRRVKEQLQKMGSFEYHQTSFSYIDIESREERYVGVPEAGGRDLLSTDPLAPGSVYVSSVDEQGKVGVYRLEVGCAVGTGKLKVAGGIDSTMKESIQPWLPLSSSAVMEGRFL is encoded by the coding sequence ATCAAGCCAATTCAACTATTATCGTTCGACCTTGATGAATACCGCGAGTGCCGCAGTCAATTCTCCACTGATGAGTGGATTGACTTACTCATCCGCAGCATTGGACTAGAACCATCCCATTTCGATCGTAGGCTAAAGTTGCTGTTTCTAGTCCGCCCGATCCCATTGTGCGAACAAAACTATAACTTGGTCGAACTTGGTCCCCGTGGTACGGGTAAATCATACGCCTACCAAGAACTCAGTCCCTATGCGATTCTGCTGACTGGTTCCACAACAGTAGCTAATCTTTTCTACAACATGGCTACAAGGCGAATGGGATTGATTGACTTGTGGGACGCAGTGGCGTTTGACGAAGTAGCTGACTTGCAAAAGATGCCCAAAGAAGTCGTCACCACCCTCAAGACCTACTGTGAATCTGGTACATTCGCTAGGGGTAAAGAGGCGCTGTCGGGCAGTGCGTCTATGGCAATGTTTGGTAACACAAATCAGCCTGTTGAAGTCATGGTACGCTCTTCACATTTATTTGTACCCATGCCGGATGTGATTCGAGAAGACATGGCTTTTCTCGATCGCATTCATTTTTATATCCCTGGTTGGGAAGTACCGAAGATGCGAATTGAGTTCTTTACCGATCGCTATGGATTTGTGGTAGATTACTTGGCTGAAGCATTACGAGAACTGCGCCGCCACAACTTTACAGAATTGGTCGATCGCTACTTTTCCTTAGATTCGCACTTAAATGCCCGCGATGTTAAAGCCGTCCGTAAAACTGGTGCTGGTTTGGTCAAATTAATTCATCCTAGTGGAGAAGTTGCCAAAGAGGAGCTAGCAGAACTGCTGGAGTTAGCGATCGAAGGTCGCCGCCGAGTGAAGGAGCAGCTGCAAAAGATGGGTTCCTTCGAGTATCACCAAACCTCATTTTCTTACATTGACATTGAATCTCGTGAAGAGCGTTATGTTGGCGTTCCAGAAGCAGGTGGAAGAGATTTGCTTTCTACAGATCCCCTTGCTCCTGGTTCCGTCTACGTTTCCTCGGTAGACGAACAGGGAAAGGTAGGAGTATATCGATTAGAAGTCGGTTGTGCTGTGGGGACTGGTAAGTTGAAGGTAGCAGGTGGTATTGACAGCACGATGAAGGAATCTATTCAACCTTGGCTACCATTATCCTCAAGTGCTGTCATGGAAGGAAGATTCCTATAA
- a CDS encoding ABC transporter ATP-binding protein, whose product MAKFQDLFKYYRPWQTIALFSIAAACFFEIVDLVVPYTIGQILNVLSNQPLDRPIQEAIIAISQLTNLPRDRFLSLIVLMGLIFVVTVGKGPMQMWLSGWFHWDIALRSRQYHTRKAIAKILTLPLEFYDENNPGRISGRVARGLSNHTWTYPEIAGQLIPKLFRVLGIFVVIWFIEWRIAVLFLISFVFILGFSLKDLTRLIKQEERLERYMENTESRTSEMIANIKTVKAFAAEGLELKRQRQRLNRELKVVLFRIHLGYVKLGTWQKAVIQLCVFGVLGLTLRATIQGQISLGHFITTLTVSSMAYAELEPISNFAEIFARRYASMMRLHEFMQHPIGKDAGSLETSSDVTQYRFIGKIELASVTFGYDPLRPVLKEIDLSIEPYQTVALVGRSGSGKSTLVKLLYRYFEPNAGQILLDGRDIRQFDIAAYRRRLAIVHQEVDVFNGSLLENLTYGNRSATFEQVEQACAIARLDEVIAQLPEGYFTVVGERGVRLSGGQRQRLGIARALLVNPDILIFDEATSSLDYESERSIQLAMRSILGTRTTIIIAHRLSTVREADKIVVLDRGRIVEVGSHTELLNQAGIYHRLHSLQETGELLT is encoded by the coding sequence ATGGCGAAATTTCAAGACTTATTCAAATATTATCGTCCCTGGCAGACAATCGCCCTGTTTAGCATTGCCGCAGCCTGTTTTTTCGAGATTGTCGATTTGGTGGTTCCTTATACGATCGGACAGATATTAAACGTACTGTCTAACCAACCCTTAGATCGTCCCATACAAGAAGCAATCATTGCCATTTCTCAACTCACTAATTTGCCACGCGATCGTTTTCTATCTTTAATCGTCCTGATGGGATTGATTTTTGTCGTCACCGTGGGCAAAGGTCCAATGCAGATGTGGTTGAGTGGTTGGTTTCACTGGGATATTGCTTTAAGATCGCGTCAGTATCATACCCGAAAAGCGATCGCCAAAATTCTGACACTGCCGCTAGAATTTTACGATGAAAATAACCCTGGTAGAATCTCAGGTAGAGTCGCCAGAGGATTAAGCAATCATACTTGGACATATCCAGAGATAGCCGGACAGTTAATTCCTAAACTGTTTCGCGTTCTGGGAATTTTTGTAGTGATTTGGTTTATTGAGTGGCGCATTGCTGTTTTATTTTTAATTTCGTTTGTCTTTATTCTTGGCTTTAGTCTCAAAGATTTGACCCGGTTGATTAAACAGGAAGAACGACTAGAGCGGTATATGGAAAATACAGAAAGTCGAACTTCAGAAATGATCGCCAATATCAAAACAGTCAAGGCTTTTGCTGCAGAAGGCTTAGAACTGAAACGTCAGCGTCAACGCCTCAATCGCGAGTTAAAAGTCGTACTATTTCGCATCCATTTAGGTTATGTAAAACTAGGAACTTGGCAAAAAGCTGTAATTCAATTGTGCGTTTTTGGCGTATTGGGATTGACTCTTAGAGCCACAATTCAAGGGCAAATTTCGCTCGGACACTTTATCACGACTTTAACTGTTTCGAGTATGGCTTATGCAGAGTTAGAACCGATTAGCAACTTTGCCGAAATTTTTGCACGTCGGTATGCTTCTATGATGCGACTGCATGAGTTTATGCAACACCCCATAGGTAAAGATGCTGGCAGTCTAGAGACTTCATCTGATGTAACTCAATACCGTTTTATCGGCAAAATAGAATTAGCTAGCGTTACTTTCGGTTACGATCCGCTACGTCCGGTATTGAAAGAGATTGATTTGTCGATCGAACCTTATCAAACAGTAGCATTAGTAGGGCGATCGGGTTCGGGCAAATCTACTTTGGTCAAATTACTGTATCGCTATTTTGAACCAAATGCAGGACAAATCTTGCTAGATGGGCGAGATATTCGGCAATTTGATATTGCAGCTTACCGCAGACGGTTGGCGATCGTGCATCAAGAGGTGGACGTATTCAATGGTAGTTTGTTAGAGAACCTAACTTACGGCAATCGTAGTGCTACTTTCGAGCAGGTAGAACAAGCCTGTGCGATCGCCCGTTTAGATGAAGTCATCGCGCAATTACCTGAAGGATATTTTACTGTAGTAGGTGAGAGAGGCGTGCGCTTGTCTGGCGGACAGAGACAGCGCTTAGGAATTGCCAGAGCATTGCTAGTAAACCCAGACATTCTAATTTTTGACGAGGCTACCTCTAGCCTAGATTACGAATCAGAGCGATCGATTCAGCTAGCTATGCGTTCCATTCTCGGTACTCGCACCACCATCATTATCGCCCACCGCCTCAGTACAGTACGGGAAGCCGATAAAATTGTCGTCCTCGATCGCGGTAGGATTGTGGAAGTTGGCAGCCACACAGAGCTATTAAACCAAGCCGGAATTTACCACCGTCTGCATTCTTTGCAAGAAACTGGAGAATTGCTCACATAA
- a CDS encoding RNA recognition motif domain-containing protein, which translates to MSVYVGNLSYQVAEEELSKVFSEYGTVKRVQLPTDRETGRPRGFAFVEMETEAAEAAAIEALDGAEWMGRELKVNKARPREEKSRGGSWGNNRGGGGGGYSRNRY; encoded by the coding sequence ATGTCAGTATACGTAGGAAACTTGTCTTATCAAGTCGCAGAAGAAGAACTCAGCAAAGTATTTAGCGAATATGGCACCGTAAAGCGAGTGCAACTACCCACCGATAGAGAAACTGGTCGTCCGCGCGGCTTCGCTTTTGTAGAAATGGAAACAGAAGCAGCGGAAGCAGCAGCGATAGAAGCTTTAGACGGTGCTGAGTGGATGGGCAGAGAACTTAAGGTCAATAAGGCTAGACCGCGCGAAGAAAAGAGCCGTGGTGGTAGCTGGGGAAATAATCGCGGCGGTGGCGGCGGTGGTTACTCGCGCAATCGCTACTAA
- the rpsU gene encoding 30S ribosomal protein S21, protein MTQVVVGENENIESALRRFKRQVSKAGIFPDLRRLRHFETPIEKRKRKAIARRRKRSRF, encoded by the coding sequence ATGACCCAAGTGGTTGTGGGTGAAAATGAAAATATAGAATCGGCATTACGTAGGTTTAAGCGTCAAGTCTCGAAGGCTGGGATTTTTCCAGATTTAAGACGACTGCGCCACTTTGAAACTCCAATTGAAAAGCGCAAGCGCAAAGCGATCGCCAGACGACGTAAGAGAAGCCGCTTTTAA
- a CDS encoding DUF6816 family protein: MKKILLLSLTLVLFLFWIGEVNAGQLSDRIATFPKWDNKPTVQVASGDLVYPEWMAGTWMVKSTLVDLVAPLAPEITTPGFEGNRRYLNQPVQFQVKFIKQNLLEQPLKLIPQPMKVKSAVVADRAFNGLSLARAYLGDRTVKAVKVDPDSPNRQITLLQGDRQLISIVTGRTTEVTAENGYVTTEVFGQQFRGNRARPYFNQVESTTAYHYIPNSTVNIVANQFTAVYLSAQDPDYFKAGDRPVALYRYRLEFFPQIAL, encoded by the coding sequence GTGAAAAAAATTTTGCTGCTATCCCTAACTCTAGTCTTATTCTTATTCTGGATAGGTGAAGTTAATGCCGGACAATTAAGCGATCGCATTGCAACCTTTCCTAAGTGGGATAATAAGCCTACGGTACAGGTTGCATCTGGCGATTTAGTCTATCCAGAGTGGATGGCAGGAACTTGGATGGTAAAAAGTACTTTAGTTGATTTGGTTGCTCCTTTAGCCCCAGAGATTACTACCCCTGGATTTGAAGGTAATCGGCGTTATTTGAACCAACCAGTCCAGTTTCAAGTCAAATTTATCAAGCAAAACTTACTCGAACAACCCTTAAAGTTAATTCCCCAGCCTATGAAGGTAAAATCGGCTGTGGTAGCAGATCGAGCTTTTAATGGTCTAAGTTTAGCAAGAGCATATCTGGGCGATCGCACTGTGAAAGCCGTAAAAGTCGATCCAGACTCGCCCAACCGTCAGATTACCTTATTACAGGGCGATCGCCAACTCATTTCGATTGTGACTGGTCGTACTACAGAAGTGACAGCAGAGAATGGATATGTTACTACAGAAGTATTCGGGCAGCAATTTCGCGGTAATAGGGCGCGTCCCTATTTCAACCAAGTAGAATCGACAACCGCATATCACTACATACCCAATTCTACTGTTAACATTGTCGCCAACCAGTTTACGGCTGTTTATCTATCTGCTCAAGATCCAGATTACTTTAAAGCGGGCGATCGCCCCGTTGCTCTCTATCGCTACCGCTTGGAATTTTTCCCACAAATAGCTCTTTAA
- a CDS encoding ChuX/HutX family heme-like substrate-binding protein, with amino-acid sequence MSATLKEFLEACESLSTLRIIVTSSAGVLEVRSKLQKLFYAELPKGKYANMHAEDFEFHLNMDEIQQVKFETGEAKRGNFTTYAIRLLDKQNQPALSLFLQWGKPGEYEPGQVETWHSLREKYGEVWEPVPVESL; translated from the coding sequence ATGTCTGCCACACTAAAAGAATTCTTGGAAGCCTGCGAAAGCCTCTCCACGCTGCGGATCATTGTCACTAGCAGCGCGGGTGTTTTAGAAGTCCGCAGTAAGTTACAAAAGCTGTTTTATGCTGAGTTACCCAAAGGGAAATATGCAAATATGCACGCCGAAGACTTTGAATTTCACTTGAATATGGATGAAATTCAGCAAGTTAAGTTCGAGACTGGGGAAGCGAAACGAGGTAATTTTACAACATATGCAATTCGATTATTAGACAAACAAAATCAGCCTGCTTTGAGTTTATTTCTACAATGGGGCAAACCAGGAGAATACGAACCTGGACAGGTAGAAACTTGGCATTCCTTACGAGAAAAGTACGGTGAAGTATGGGAACCAGTACCAGTTGAAAGTTTGTAA